From the Candidatus Acidiferrales bacterium genome, the window GAAAAGCAGGTCGAGATGGCGGTCGGCTCAGCGATGGAGATTGGCGGATTCAAACTGGTCTGCGCCAATATCGAACAGGTTGACAACGCCAACTATGCGGCTGGCCGGGCGGTGATCGAGCTCTATCAGGAGGGCAAGTTGGTGGATCGCCTTTATCCAGAGCGGCGGTTCTACAAAGCGAGTCGCCAAACCACCACGGAGGTCGCCATCCGCCCGCGGCCGGCTCAGGACCTTTATGTCGTCTTCGCGGGGATGGCCGATAATGGCCGCGACATCGTGCTTCAGGTTTTTGCAAACCCGCTGGTGAACTGGGTCTGGATGGGCGGCTTTGTCGTGGTCCTCGGCACGCTCACGGCGCTGCTGCCGAACAAGGCGGCCGAGGCGATCCGCGCTCAGGCAGCGGAACAGGCGCGAGGGGAGAGAGCCACCCGCGCGGAAAGCAAACATGCGATCCAGGCTTAACCGTTTTGCGCCCGCCCGGATGGCATGGGGGCTGGCACTCGCCCTGTTGCTTCTGGCTTCCCGGGCGACTCCTCAAGCTGCCGGCCCCGCCCGGGCCGGGGAAGAATCCTTCAAGCGGGTGACCGCAAAATTCGTTTGCCAATGCGGCTGCAACTATCCGCTCGGCGCCTGCCCGCACCAGGACTGTGGGTTCTCGATCCCGATGCAACAGAACATTCGCGCCGCGCTGGCAAGCGGGCTTTCCGAGCAACAAGTGATCGATCAGATGGTGTCACAGTATGGCCTGGCGGTGCTCGCCGCGCCTCCCGCTCGCGGCTTTAACCTGATGGCGTGGATTATGCCGTTCGTAGGCCTGCTGGCCGGCCTGGTGATTGTTCGTTCAGTGATGGTAGCCTGGCGCCGGCGCGGCCGGTTGGCGCCCTCGCCGAGTGGCCCTCTGGCGGAAAAGTACCAGCGAACGATTGACGAGGAGTTTCGGCAACTGGGCGAATGATGCGCCCCGGCGCGGGGGGAGAGCGTATCCCGGGCGACGCCGGGAAGGGGAGTATGGGGATTTATCCCGATAGGCATGTCGGGCCAAACGCCCGACAATCCCAAGCGGTGGTTTGAATCATGGTTTTTGTAGTGTGTGCCTTGTTGGCGCTGGTGGCGATTGTTTATGTGGTGTATGTGCAGCCGGGCACAACGCCCGTGCCTGCGCCTGATCCCCAGCTCGGCTATCTTCTCGAAAAGAAGGCAGTCCTTTACGAAAACTTGCGCGACCTGAATCTCGAATATCGTATGGGAAAGCTGTCCGACGACGACTACC encodes:
- a CDS encoding cytochrome c-type biogenesis protein CcmH, encoding MRSRLNRFAPARMAWGLALALLLLASRATPQAAGPARAGEESFKRVTAKFVCQCGCNYPLGACPHQDCGFSIPMQQNIRAALASGLSEQQVIDQMVSQYGLAVLAAPPARGFNLMAWIMPFVGLLAGLVIVRSVMVAWRRRGRLAPSPSGPLAEKYQRTIDEEFRQLGE